A region of the Planctomycetia bacterium genome:
GATTTATCCGCCGTTGATCTCGGCCATCGCGGCGTCGGGGATGCTGAAATTCGACGACACAGCTTGCACGTCGTCGTGGTCGTCGAGGTTTTCCATGAGCTTGAGAACCGTGCGGCCGGAGTCGGCGTCGAGTTCGACCGTGGTCTTCGGAATCCGCGAAATCTGGCTCATTTCGGGCTTCAAGCCTTTGGCAAGCAGCGCTTCGGAAACCGCCTGAAAGACGTTCGGCGAGCACGTGATTTCATGACCTTCGGGAAGAGTTTGCACATCGTCGGCACCCGCTTCGAGTGCGAGTTCCATCAGCATGTCTTCCGCAATTTGCGAAGTCGGAACGAGAAACATTCCCTTGCGTTCGAACATCCATCCGACACAGCCGGTCGTGCCGAGTTGGCCGCCGCCGAGT
Encoded here:
- a CDS encoding YebC/PmpR family DNA-binding transcriptional regulator — translated: MAGHSHWSNIAAKKAIVDKKRGKLWSKLSKAIIIAARGGGDPAMNLKLRYAIDAAKAVSVPKDNIERAIKAGTGETKSDTLEEILYEGYGPNGVAVMCEILTDNRNRTAAEVRKIFELGGGQLGTTGCVGWMFERKGMFLVPTSQIAEDMLMELALEAGADDVQTLPEGHEITCSPNVFQAVSEALLAKGLKPEMSQISRIPKTTVELDADSGRTVLKLMENLDDHDDVQAVSSNFSIPDAAMAEINGG